One stretch of Streptomyces hygroscopicus DNA includes these proteins:
- a CDS encoding ABC transporter substrate-binding protein — MGARRWTAGARGVRAGAAVVAALGLLATGCGGGSGSGDGKVAIRYSWWGAKDRAELIQKTVKLFEKEHPNIKVKTDFSEYTDFWSKFNTQAAGGNAPDVFQNSYAFLRKYGDKNLLLDLNGQAKAGNLSLKGFRNGLEKAGDIDGKLLGVPVGANTFALFYNPDAFKKAGVTVGDGWTWDDFFAAAKKVRKSDDTLYGAGDNANVMYLYDLYLRQNGKAFFTKDSKLGFTKDDLTEWWGRWQRHAKADELVPGKKSEQAKPKASISAGLSASEFTWDNFLVRFAAETKTTLDLGPIPTTDGKRTGQYLSSLMLSGSARTQHPKEVAQFIDFMTHDPEVGKVMGYNRGIPATTSQYDAYQPQGVDAKIAAYEKSVSAKLEPITPHPAGADVAEAAFLRIYTQVALGQTSMGKAVDQFFNEAESALGS; from the coding sequence ATGGGTGCTCGGCGATGGACGGCGGGGGCGAGAGGGGTCCGTGCGGGCGCGGCCGTGGTGGCCGCGCTGGGGCTGCTGGCCACCGGCTGCGGCGGGGGGAGTGGCTCGGGGGACGGCAAGGTGGCCATCCGCTACTCCTGGTGGGGCGCCAAGGACCGCGCCGAGCTGATCCAGAAGACGGTGAAGCTGTTCGAGAAGGAACATCCGAACATCAAGGTCAAGACGGACTTCTCGGAATACACCGACTTCTGGAGCAAGTTCAACACCCAGGCCGCGGGCGGAAACGCACCGGACGTCTTCCAGAACTCCTACGCCTTCCTGCGCAAATACGGCGACAAGAACCTTCTCCTGGATCTGAATGGTCAGGCCAAGGCCGGAAATCTCAGCCTGAAGGGTTTTCGTAACGGGCTGGAGAAGGCCGGGGATATCGACGGCAAGCTCCTGGGAGTGCCGGTCGGCGCCAATACCTTCGCCCTCTTCTACAACCCGGACGCGTTCAAGAAGGCCGGAGTGACCGTCGGGGACGGATGGACCTGGGACGACTTCTTCGCGGCCGCCAAGAAGGTACGCAAGAGCGACGACACCCTCTACGGCGCCGGCGACAACGCCAATGTGATGTATCTCTACGACCTGTATCTGCGGCAGAACGGCAAGGCGTTCTTCACCAAGGACAGCAAGCTCGGCTTCACCAAGGACGACCTCACCGAGTGGTGGGGCCGGTGGCAGCGGCACGCCAAGGCCGACGAGCTGGTGCCGGGCAAGAAGTCCGAGCAGGCCAAGCCCAAGGCGTCGATCAGCGCCGGTCTGTCGGCCTCCGAGTTCACCTGGGACAACTTCCTGGTCCGCTTCGCCGCCGAGACCAAGACCACCCTCGACCTCGGGCCCATCCCGACCACGGACGGCAAGCGGACCGGCCAGTACCTCTCCTCGCTGATGCTCAGCGGCTCCGCTCGCACCCAGCACCCCAAGGAAGTCGCCCAGTTCATCGACTTCATGACCCATGACCCCGAGGTGGGCAAGGTCATGGGCTACAACCGCGGCATCCCGGCGACCACCTCCCAGTACGACGCCTACCAGCCCCAGGGCGTCGACGCCAAGATCGCCGCGTATGAGAAGAGCGTGAGCGCCAAGCTGGAGCCGATCACCCCGCATCCGGCCGGTGCCGATGTCGCCGAGGCCGCCTTCCTGAGGATCTACACCCAGGTCGCGCTGGGGCAGACCTCGATGGGCAAGGCCGTCGACCAGTTCTTCAACGAGGCCGAGTCCGCGCTCGGCTCGTGA
- a CDS encoding Protein virilizer-like, with protein MKRFDNSIGDGTDGFPSPDTFGQPPGTFGYARTPRARKADAFRALGPGWAILGSNQ; from the coding sequence GTGAAGCGCTTCGACAACAGCATTGGGGACGGCACCGACGGCTTCCCGTCGCCGGACACCTTCGGACAGCCGCCGGGCACCTTCGGATACGCGAGAACGCCGAGGGCCCGGAAGGCTGATGCCTTCCGGGCCCTCGGTCCAGGGTGGGCGATACTGGGTTCGAACCAGTGA
- a CDS encoding membrane protein, whose protein sequence is MNAESDGRRGGAETAPQAATGGDGPKREPVWGSRAPRFIKRSRPLHLSWQVGVFIVGLGVVGLGIILLPLPGPGWLVIFAGMAIWATEFVWAQLVLAWTKRKVTEAAHRALDPRVRRRNLILTTIAVVICAAAVTVYVWKFGIVMPWKIEQ, encoded by the coding sequence ATGAATGCGGAGAGTGACGGGCGGCGGGGGGGTGCCGAAACGGCACCTCAGGCCGCGACGGGGGGCGACGGGCCGAAGCGGGAGCCGGTATGGGGTTCCCGGGCGCCGCGGTTCATCAAGCGGTCGCGACCGCTCCACCTGAGCTGGCAGGTCGGCGTCTTCATCGTCGGCCTCGGGGTCGTGGGCCTGGGCATCATTCTGCTGCCCCTGCCCGGTCCGGGGTGGCTGGTGATCTTCGCCGGAATGGCGATCTGGGCGACCGAGTTCGTCTGGGCCCAACTCGTGCTGGCCTGGACTAAGCGCAAGGTCACCGAGGCGGCGCACCGTGCCCTGGATCCGAGGGTGCGCCGGCGCAATCTCATACTGACCACGATCGCGGTGGTGATCTGCGCCGCGGCGGTGACGGTCTACGTGTGGAAGTTCGGCATCGTGATGCCGTGGAAGATCGAGCAGTGA
- a CDS encoding sporulation protein SsgA gives MNTTVSCELHLRLVVSSESSLPVPAGLRYDTADPYAVHATFHTGAEETVEWVFARDLLAEGLHRPTGTGDVRVWPSRSHGQGVVCIALSSPEGEALLEAPARALESFLKRTDAAVPPGTEHRHFDLDTELSHILAES, from the coding sequence ATGAACACCACGGTCAGCTGCGAGCTGCACCTGCGCCTCGTTGTGTCGAGCGAATCCTCACTGCCTGTACCCGCGGGCCTGCGGTATGACACGGCCGACCCTTACGCCGTGCACGCCACCTTCCACACCGGAGCCGAAGAGACGGTCGAATGGGTGTTCGCCCGCGATCTTCTCGCCGAGGGCCTGCACCGGCCCACCGGCACCGGCGACGTCCGTGTGTGGCCGTCCCGCAGCCACGGCCAGGGAGTCGTCTGCATCGCCCTGAGCTCCCCGGAGGGGGAGGCACTGCTCGAAGCCCCGGCGCGGGCCCTGGAGTCGTTCCTGAAGCGAACCGACGCCGCGGTGCCACCCGGTACCGAACACCGCCATTTCGACCTCGACACAGAGCTCTCCCACATCCTGGCGGAGAGCTGA
- a CDS encoding membrane protein — protein MLTDTICAALSAAGLGIAGLTAYRKRFLAATRIAAYALVPLGLAMTGILDWVADLVFKPTVWVGFGVLGLSWALFMISRAVERRSGGTRKERRAAAAAERAGVSAGASEPALGPGRGAAGTKAAERPKAKGGTSSGTDDFSDIEAILKKHGI, from the coding sequence ATGCTGACCGACACCATTTGTGCCGCGCTGTCCGCGGCCGGTCTGGGCATCGCCGGGCTGACCGCCTACCGCAAGCGGTTCCTGGCCGCGACCCGGATCGCCGCCTACGCCCTGGTCCCGCTGGGCCTGGCGATGACCGGCATCCTGGACTGGGTGGCCGACCTGGTCTTCAAGCCGACCGTCTGGGTGGGCTTCGGCGTGCTCGGCCTCTCCTGGGCGCTGTTCATGATCAGCCGGGCGGTCGAGCGCCGCTCCGGCGGCACCCGTAAGGAGCGCAGGGCGGCGGCCGCGGCCGAACGTGCCGGGGTGTCCGCGGGGGCCTCGGAGCCCGCGCTGGGGCCCGGCCGAGGAGCCGCCGGGACGAAGGCGGCGGAGCGGCCGAAGGCCAAGGGCGGAACGAGCTCTGGCACAGATGACTTCTCCGACATCGAGGCCATACTCAAAAAGCACGGGATCTGA
- a CDS encoding DSBA oxidoreductase yields the protein MSHTDPSPRPVLDVWCELQCPDCRTALGDLRALRDRFQDTLDIRLRHFPLERHRHAHAAAQAAEEAIAQGRGWPYVEAVLERTEELGTRGEPLLVEVARELGLDAEEMDTALVDGRHILIVDADQAEGKAIGVTGTPTYVIGGERLDGGKSQEGLRERVEEIAARLIAERP from the coding sequence ATGAGCCACACCGACCCCTCCCCTCGCCCCGTGCTCGACGTCTGGTGCGAGCTGCAGTGCCCCGACTGCCGTACCGCCCTGGGCGATCTGCGCGCGCTGCGCGACCGCTTCCAGGACACCCTGGACATCCGGCTGCGCCACTTCCCGCTGGAGCGCCACCGGCACGCCCACGCGGCGGCCCAGGCGGCCGAGGAGGCCATCGCACAGGGGCGCGGCTGGCCGTATGTCGAGGCCGTCCTGGAGCGCACCGAGGAGCTCGGGACCCGCGGTGAGCCGCTGCTGGTGGAAGTGGCCCGGGAACTGGGGCTGGACGCCGAGGAGATGGACACCGCGCTGGTCGACGGCCGGCACATCCTGATCGTGGACGCGGACCAGGCCGAGGGCAAGGCGATCGGGGTCACCGGCACCCCCACGTATGTGATCGGCGGCGAGCGGCTCGACGGCGGCAAGAGCCAGGAGGGGCTGCGGGAGCGCGTCGAGGAGATCGCCGCCCGCCTCATCGCCGAGCGGCCGTAA
- a CDS encoding acetyltransferase codes for MTTTLRPIAPEQHTDGGGRARSYEVCVNSRPVGSVQLTTDARLGPVAGCIERLHIDEGERHRGRGTVAALAAEEVLRGWGCTQLVVGVPAPATTALGLAAALGYRERGRNMFKRLTEPPELPGDSAIRPITEAEYPAWRAHKRAGYIADLLERGVTRQQAETKADTDYATLLPQGPDTPGALLRILAHGGTDVGTLWVTLREGEPDAAESGEAYVYAVEVTEEHRGHGHGRTLMLAAERASLAHGARGLGLYVFGGNTPALRLYESLGYEPTEYQLYKPLL; via the coding sequence GTGACCACCACTCTGCGGCCCATCGCGCCCGAACAGCACACCGACGGCGGCGGGCGTGCCCGCTCGTACGAGGTGTGCGTCAACAGCCGCCCCGTCGGCTCCGTCCAGCTCACCACCGACGCCCGCCTGGGCCCGGTGGCCGGGTGCATCGAGCGGCTCCACATCGACGAGGGCGAGCGGCACCGGGGCCGCGGCACGGTCGCCGCGCTCGCCGCCGAGGAGGTGCTGCGCGGCTGGGGCTGCACCCAGCTCGTGGTGGGAGTCCCCGCACCGGCCACGACCGCCCTCGGGCTAGCGGCCGCGCTCGGCTACCGCGAGCGCGGCCGCAATATGTTCAAGCGGCTCACGGAGCCGCCCGAACTGCCCGGGGACAGCGCGATACGCCCCATAACGGAGGCCGAATACCCGGCGTGGCGCGCCCACAAGCGGGCCGGATACATCGCCGACCTGCTGGAGCGCGGAGTCACCCGGCAGCAGGCCGAGACCAAGGCGGACACCGACTACGCCACGCTGCTGCCGCAGGGCCCGGACACCCCCGGGGCCCTGCTGCGCATCCTCGCCCACGGCGGTACGGACGTGGGCACCCTCTGGGTCACGCTGCGCGAAGGGGAGCCCGACGCGGCCGAGAGCGGGGAGGCGTACGTCTACGCCGTCGAGGTCACCGAGGAGCACCGGGGCCACGGACACGGCCGCACCCTGATGCTGGCCGCCGAGCGCGCGAGCCTGGCGCACGGGGCGCGCGGCCTCGGCCTGTATGTCTTCGGCGGCAACACCCCGGCGCTGCGGCTGTACGAGTCGCTGGGCTACGAGCCGACCGAGTACCAGCTCTACAAGCCGCTGCTCTGA
- a CDS encoding class IV aminotransferase, which translates to MKPAIWLDGSLCDADSARVSVFDHGLTVGDGVFETVKATEGRPFALTRHLRRLARSAEGLGLPEPDLDEVRRGCEEVLGAHPVPFGRLRITYTGGLSPLGSDRGTAGPTLVVALAEASRRPDATAVITVPWARNERGALTGLKTTSYGENVVALARAREQDATEALFGNTVGALCEGTGTNVFVVLDGELHTPPLSSGCLAGITRALVLEWVGAKETDLPLEALRRAEEVFLTSTTRDVQGVHRVDTRTLPGAPGPVTAEALRIFTERAAADIDP; encoded by the coding sequence ATGAAACCGGCCATCTGGCTCGATGGATCCCTCTGCGACGCGGACAGCGCCAGGGTGTCCGTCTTCGACCATGGACTCACGGTCGGCGACGGTGTCTTCGAGACCGTCAAGGCCACCGAGGGGAGGCCCTTCGCCCTCACCCGCCATCTGCGGCGGCTGGCCCGCTCCGCCGAGGGCCTGGGGCTTCCCGAGCCGGACCTGGACGAGGTGCGGCGAGGCTGCGAGGAGGTGCTGGGGGCCCACCCCGTGCCGTTCGGGCGGCTCAGGATCACCTACACCGGCGGGCTCTCGCCGCTCGGCTCCGACCGCGGCACGGCCGGCCCCACCCTGGTGGTCGCGCTGGCCGAGGCGTCCCGCCGGCCCGACGCCACGGCCGTGATCACCGTCCCCTGGGCGCGCAACGAGCGCGGGGCGCTCACCGGCCTGAAGACCACCTCGTACGGCGAGAACGTGGTCGCGCTGGCCCGCGCCCGCGAGCAGGACGCCACCGAGGCCCTCTTCGGCAACACGGTCGGCGCGCTCTGCGAGGGCACCGGCACCAACGTCTTCGTGGTCCTCGACGGCGAGCTGCACACCCCGCCGCTCTCCTCCGGCTGCCTCGCCGGGATCACCCGCGCCCTGGTGCTGGAGTGGGTGGGCGCCAAGGAGACCGATCTGCCGCTGGAGGCGCTGCGCCGGGCCGAGGAGGTCTTCCTGACCTCCACGACCCGCGACGTACAGGGCGTGCACCGGGTGGACACCCGCACCCTGCCCGGCGCCCCCGGCCCGGTCACCGCCGAGGCCCTGCGGATCTTCACCGAGCGGGCCGCCGCGGACATCGACCCCTGA